The Leucobacter rhizosphaerae genome includes a region encoding these proteins:
- a CDS encoding endonuclease/exonuclease/phosphatase family protein translates to MKVISYNLRKNRAVSEIGALAEDHGVDILCLQEAEAIALPSHLGHLSLVHATERNRLGLAMYVREERFHARSAHTFQLKKSLHDRLLQPAHERLLGARLHDTETGRDFVAASFHAAPLTALNSLRRHQIHAALGELRQLGPGLPALMVGDYNYPVFKGRLDVEMRDHGYELSLSDKRTYTRYKMFRGHFDFATSAGLDIESVRTLQRGTSDHLPILVSAALSMEREPELV, encoded by the coding sequence GTGAAGGTCATCAGCTACAACCTGCGCAAGAACCGTGCCGTGAGTGAGATCGGTGCGCTTGCCGAGGATCACGGGGTCGACATCCTCTGCCTGCAAGAGGCCGAGGCCATCGCCCTCCCCTCGCACCTCGGGCACCTGAGCCTCGTGCACGCGACCGAGCGCAACCGGCTGGGCCTCGCGATGTACGTGCGGGAGGAGCGCTTCCACGCGCGATCCGCGCACACCTTCCAGCTCAAGAAGTCACTGCACGACCGACTGCTCCAGCCGGCCCACGAGCGTCTGCTCGGGGCGCGTCTGCACGACACCGAGACGGGTCGCGACTTCGTCGCCGCCTCGTTCCACGCGGCGCCGCTCACCGCCCTCAACTCGCTCCGGCGGCACCAGATCCACGCCGCGCTCGGTGAGCTCCGCCAGCTCGGCCCGGGGCTGCCCGCGCTCATGGTCGGCGACTACAACTACCCGGTGTTCAAGGGGCGGCTCGACGTGGAGATGCGCGATCACGGCTACGAGCTGAGCCTCAGCGACAAGCGCACCTACACCCGGTACAAGATGTTCCGCGGGCACTTCGACTTCGCAACGTCGGCCGGGCTCGATATCGAGAGCGTGCGGACCCTGCAGCGCGGCACCTCCGACCACCTGCCGATCCTCGTGTCGGCGGCCCTGAGCATGGAGCGCGAACCCGAGCTCGTGTGA